The following are from one region of the Apostichopus japonicus isolate 1M-3 chromosome 17, ASM3797524v1, whole genome shotgun sequence genome:
- the LOC139985068 gene encoding uncharacterized protein has protein sequence MELGHRCQVCRQTFNVKSNLTRHMKSHQTHSFECQVCNKTFALKQSLTKHKQQHQYPVIRLFSRGEAKLKCTEHASQVAKRQSEPVDDVWLNPGTAEAAAKKTGGTLWTCNIVINFGKYAGQTFKWLLENDVGWVVFILSEFKRTGETIPLLKWQKERLWDLAEQFPEVMVLIDRRLKKQEKEKAQASAESDPFAQDYLEDADLLAAAENVLQQSEVAVSTEITTVGKLVTPSAAATRSSDDSASSSAAQTSSSPGEAILLEGWQTFWDDPPQHVQGICAPNIKWIKGDDQFGIFQPAKPYQNAKGVLVQRKVFKDKIQFNPPPVPTSIKGLLPNMLSFFTTPVIFWRPVGVLEVKIRCPNPNCPAPPGSYLAKSGFGNYARQVCGLSYHYTLLTERLQCIHCMKQRKAIGENVDPDTDEEETTQQQQYRWHAYSPHILLSLAPAVRSMFPAVICGKRAIDKSVVTLLSDRLNAVSMAKVHRLIQQGHDEWYAGRRDLYQTLLYQAHTASTASQQGILSYLKPPGSYTPPLPQTPVPSPRVLRRAHLVMEMERMPDYRASILSVTGEILCIDGTKQILKKIHGDGQGTMQYVTSVLNEWGQFLTTVVVASESEGSYERMASGLVARFKRANAPAPKILYADNNCCRDGGTSWLESLFQDWTDEGMVVRLDIRHWLHRWDTVVIKQTHSKYGMFMSALAGAILAYNKEDMLLLVRAIRNGNEIYSQYSDEQMLPFVKPHQLKSYVRRITRGVEESACAIEAILQEFKGPAGLDIDGIPLFKSTEAVDAQWATASKHLSCMQDPPNISLYVTTREVTLNGIQLNKYRCRRGSNSLEGLHAHMVNAVPSQRCGIMPFQVYLITFAVQWNTRMETLKVAGGQGRKTTCLDPRQIQRLNQQSEFLFGKEHLFEPNFAAPMPNPGRHDEGPEELLGVEYAYYQSTDFRSRDYYIQKVDEEASQELDEPHQDQQSDSEECEDEGVGDLASEEDHGDPIDSLSIEHSVLSASRQVEEEESPALQDVLMSPRHLHLPGFEEVERLALLLLQLADDSNRHIVPPSLRREIATAASLLHEHDKSARKFVKRYQSKWGYTLFGRCLGPENPQSSAAQKTKFAQMRYAQASQITEESRLLYILIKMLKNRPSVSHYSSPTKTASMVLGHYKRIVDRLRDDPLLSNVEIPLPNINAKSVTNMLSKEAKSANLRATCQPKVKPHKRVFSDETMPDAPSLPSSLPPLDRPQVQYPSVDLITGKRRHEKRRLDFDVEETEHVASSSTGAIASPSTLRQLQPRPTSAQVMPSGSSNAPILLVVPSQPQAPSVLLQPSTSQVAFTYKSKPSQSHTPKPVMPNKSRKPCSACKIAQCGGLKKRYTPSKEKCAASNQKMFTFCPRTRKSTTPGFGGVFNDFEHFKRVVDEELQRRKGK, from the exons ATGGAGCTGGGTCACAGATGCCAGGTGTGCCGTCAGACATTCAACGTGAAATCCAATTTGACACGGCATATGAAGAGTCACCAAACACACAGTTTTGAATGCCAAGTCTGTAACAAAACATTTGCATTGAAACAGTCACTAACAAAACATAAGCAACAGCACCAGTATCCTGTGATTCGCTTGTTCTCACGCGGTGAAGCAAAACTCAAGTGCACTGAACACGCTTCTCAGGTAGCAAAGCGCCAAAGTGAACCAGTTGATGATGTCTGGCTGAATCCAGGCACTGCTGAGGCTGCAGCCAAAAAAACAGGAGGGACTCTATGGACATGTAACATTGTCATCAACTTTGGAAAGTATGCCGGCCAAACCTTCAAATGGCTTCTGGAAAATGACGTTGGATGGGTTGTGTTCATTCTGTCAGAATTCAAGCGAACTGGGGAAACCATCCCATTGCTCAAGTGGCAGAAAGAAAGACTATGGGACCTGGCTGAACAGTTTCCGGAGGTTATGGTGCTGATTGACAGACGCTTGAAG AAGCAGGAAAAAGAGAAGGCTCAGGCCAGTGCAGAATCTGATCCGTTTGCACAAGACTATCTGGAAGATGCTGATCTGCTGGCTGCTGCAG AGAATGTTCTCCAACAGTCAGAGGTTGCTGTATCAACAGAGATAACCACAGTTGGGAAACTTGTTACACCATCAGCTGCGGCCACAAGGAGCTCAGACGACTCTGCATCTTCATCCGCTGCTCAAACATCTTCCTCTCCAGGAGAAGCTATTCTTCTGGAGGGCTGGCAGACGTTCTGGGATGATCCCCCCCAACATGTGCAGGGCATCTGCGCTCCAAACATCAAATGGATCAAAGGTGATGATCAGTTTGGAATTTTTCAGCCCGCAAAGCCATATCAGAATGCCAAGGGTGTGTTGGTGCAGCGCAAGGTGTTCAAGGACAAAATACAGTTCAACCCCCCGCCTGTCCCTACATCAATCAAGGGATTACTACCAAACATGCTGTCCTTCTTCACAACACCTGTTATCTTCTGGAGGCCTGTTGGTGTCTTGGAAGTGAAAATAAGGTGTCCAAACCCCAACTGCCCTGCTCCACCTGGTAGCTACTTGGCAAAAAGCGGTTTTGGTAACTACGCCAGGCAAGTATGTGGCCTCAGTTACCATTACACTTTGCTGACAGAGCGATTGCAGTGTATCCATTGCATGAAGCAGCGTAAGGCAATTGGAGAGAATGTGGACCCTGACACTGATGAAGAGGAGACAACACAACAGCAGCAGTACAGGTGGCATGCATACAGTCCACATATCTTACTGTCCCTTGCACCGGCTGTTCGAAGCATGTTCCCTGCAGTTATTTGTGGAAAGAGGGCAATTGATAAGAGTGTAGTTACCCTTCTCAGTGACAGACTCAATGCTGTGTCCATGGCCAAGGTCCACAGGCTGATACAACAGGGCCATGATGAGTGGTATGCTGGAAGGAGGGACCTGTACCAGACTCTCTTGTACCAGGCTCATACAGCCAGCACTGCCTCTCAGCAAGGGATCTTGTCCTATTTGAAACCTCCAGGCAGCTACACTCCACCACTCCCTCAGACTCCCGTACCCTCTCCCAGAGTGCTGCGCCGGGCCCATTTGGTCATGGAGATGGAGAGGATGCCGGACTACAGAGCCTCCATTCTCAGTGTCACTGGAGAAATCCTGTGCATTGATGGGACTAAACAG ATCCTAAAGAAAATACACGGTGATGGCCAGGGTACCATGCAGTATGTGACAAGCGTTCTGAATGAGTGGGGTCAGTTCTTGACGACGGTAGTGGTTGCATCTGAATCAGAAGGAAGCTACGAAAGAATGGCAAGTGGACTGGTGGCACGTTTCAAGCGGGCTAATGCTCCTGCCCCGAAGATTCTTTACGCAGACAACAACTGCTGTAG AGATGGTGGGACTTCGTGGCTGGAATCCTTATTTCAAGACTGGACAGACGAGGGAATGGTGGTGCGCCTAGATATCAGACACTGGCTCCATCGATGGGACACAGTAGTGATTAAACAAACACACTCCAAGTATGGTATGTTTATGTCTGCACTCGCCGGGGCCATCCTAGCCTACAATAAAGAGGACATGCTGCTGCTGGTCCGAGCAATTCGTAATGGCAATGAGATTTATTCCCAGTACTCAGATGAACAGATGCTGCCTTTTGTGAAGCCACACCAGCTGAAGTCGTATGTTCGACGCATAACCCGAGGGGTAGAG GAGAGTGCGTGTGCCATAGAGGCCATTTTGCAGGAGTTCAAGGGACCAGCTGGCCTGGATATTGATGGCATACCTCTGTTCAAGTCCACAGAAGCAGTTGATGCTCAATGGGCGACGGCCAGTAAACATCTTAGTTGTATGCAG gaCCCACCTAACATTTCACTCTACGTCACTACTAGAGAGGTGACTCTAAATGGCATCCAGTTGAACAAGTACAGGTGTCGGAGAGGAAGCAACTCGTTGGAGGGCCTACATGCTCACATGGTGAATGCAGTCCCATCACAGAGGTGTGGCATTATGCCTTTCCAG gTGTACCTAATCACCTTTGCAGTTCAATGGAATACAAGAATGGAGACACTGAAGGTAGCTGGTGGCCAAGGACGTAAGACAACATGTCTGGACCCCCGCCAAATCCAGCGCTTAAACCAGCAGTCGGAATTCCTATTCGGGAAGGAGCACCTCTTTGAACCAAACTTCGCTGCACCCATGCCCAATCCTGGGAGGCATGATGAAGGCCCTGAAGAGCTGCTGGGGGTGGAGTATGCCTACTACCAGTCAACAGATTTCAGATCCAGAGACTACTACATTCAGAAAG TTGATGAAGAAGCATCTCAGGAGCTTGATGAGCCTCATCAGGACCAGCAGAGTGACTCAGAAGAGTGTGAAGATGAAGGGGTTGGAGACCTGGCCTCTGAGGAAGACCATGGGGATCCTATTGATTCATTGAGTATAGAGCATTCTGTGCTGAGTGCATCAAGGCAAGTCGAAGAGGAAGAGAGTCCTGCTTTACAGGATGTGCTCATGTCTCCCCGCCATCTTCATCTCCCCGGGTTTGAGGAAGTCGAGCGACTGGCCCTGCTGCTACTGCAACTTGCTGATGACAGTAACAGACACATTGTGCCTCCTTCTCTGAGACGGGAGATTGCAACAGCTGCTAGTTTGCTCCACGAACATGACAAATCGGCTCGAAAGTTTGTGAAAAGGTACCAGTCTAAATGGGGGTACACCTTGTTTGGGAGATGTCTAGGTCCAGAAAACCCACAGAGCAGTGCTGctcagaaaacaaaatttgcgCAGATGAGGTACGCACAGGCGTCTCAAATAACAGAAGAGTCCCGTCTCCTGTACATATTAATCAAAATGTTAAAGAACAGACCTTCTGTCAGTCACTACTCCTCACCCACGAAGACAGCTAGCATGGTGTTAGGCCATTACAAAAGAATTGTGGATAGGCTAAGGGATGATCCACTTTTGTCAAATGTAGAGATACCTCTGCCCAACATCAATGCCAAGTCTGTCACAAACATGCTTTCAAAGGAAGCTAAGAGTGCAAACTTGAGGGCCACTTGCCAGCCAAAAGTCAAACCACACAAACGGGTCTTCTCAGACGAAACTATGCCTgatgccccctccctcccttcatCACTTCCACCTCTAGACAGACCTCAAGTTCAGTACCCGTCGGTTGACCTCATTACTGGAAAGAGGCGACATGAAAAAAGGAGATTGGATTTTGATGTTGAGGAAACCGAACATGTTGCTTCATCATCCACTGGTGCAATCGCGTCACCTTCAACTTTGCGACAACTGCAACCTCGACCAACCTCTGCACAGGTTATGCCATCAGGTTCATCCAATGCACCTATACTATTGGTTGTACCTTCACAGCCCCAGGCACCATCTGTGCTGCTACAACCTTCAACCAGCCAAGTAGCATTTACATATAAATCGAAACCATCACAATCCCATACTCCAAAACCAGTGATGCCAAACAAATCAAGAAAGCCATGTTCTGCGTGTAAGATAGCACAGTGTGGTGGGCTAAAGAAGCGCTACACaccttcaaaagaaaaatgtgctGCCAGCAACCaaaaaatgttcacattttGCCCAAGAACTAGAAAGTCCACAACCCCGGGATTTGGAGGCGTATTCAATGACTTTGAACATTTTAAAAGAGTCGTAGACGAAGAACTGCAGAGGAGAAAAGGCAAATAA